A part of Chthoniobacterales bacterium genomic DNA contains:
- a CDS encoding cytochrome c oxidase assembly protein, with protein MNSASVAAAAFASWKFEPGVIAGLLLSAILYFRGWRRLQRSAPHRFSGWRLACFWGGLATIFLALTSPLDAFANFLLSVHMVQHLMLTMVAPPLLLLGFPYLPILLGLPRRITTHVLGPFLIWPPLKTFGAFITHPLVTLPLFCLSNIIWHVPALYELALRSTTWHRVEHIFFLGTAVLFWWNVILPWPSHAKRPLWVAVPYLLLADFQNTALSAFFSFYDGVIYPTYAAAPRVGDLSAQADQAGAGAIMWVPGSVAFLVPCGFIAVRFLSRKRDPQPLPPRAPASPPGFVSRLWQRLPWHSPRFLPHLRRVLQFTLLGLAALVVWDGFTGPQVSAMNAAGVLPWTHWRGLTVLALVFAGNLFCMSCPFVFVRDGARRLFGHAQLPWPRFLRNKWLPVALLVLYLWAYEGFALWDRPWATAAIIVGYFVAATLIDTLFKGASFCKYVCPIGQFHFVQSLASPAEVRIREPDACRSCRTFDCIKGNATRRGCELQLFQPRKSGNMDCTFCLDCVSACPHDNVAVQPTLPGQDLWRAGTRSSLGRWESRPDLAALVLVLTFGAFANAAGMLAPVQALAPAWGLSHLAFTTLLLLATFSLAGIAPVLAAALARPQERIPAPLVRTTAAYAIALAPLGFGMWLAHFVFHLFTASHTPIPVFQRLLGLAPDWAIASWSSPGLLAFELLFLDAGFLLSLYATWRIAKNRSRRPIRAGLPWALLAAALYLAGIWIIFQPMQMRGTLTP; from the coding sequence CGCCTTTGCGAACTTCCTGCTGAGCGTCCACATGGTGCAGCACCTCATGCTCACCATGGTCGCGCCGCCCCTCCTCCTCCTCGGCTTCCCCTATCTGCCGATTCTTCTCGGCCTGCCGCGGCGCATCACCACCCATGTCCTCGGGCCTTTCCTGATCTGGCCGCCGCTGAAGACCTTCGGCGCCTTCATCACCCATCCCCTGGTCACCCTGCCGCTGTTCTGCCTCTCGAACATCATCTGGCACGTTCCCGCCCTCTACGAACTCGCCCTCCGCTCCACCACCTGGCACCGCGTCGAGCACATCTTCTTCCTCGGCACCGCCGTGCTCTTTTGGTGGAACGTCATTCTCCCCTGGCCGAGCCATGCGAAACGCCCGCTCTGGGTCGCCGTTCCCTATCTCCTCCTCGCGGACTTCCAGAATACCGCCCTCTCCGCATTCTTCTCCTTCTACGACGGCGTCATTTATCCCACCTACGCCGCCGCCCCGCGCGTCGGCGACCTCAGCGCCCAGGCGGACCAGGCCGGTGCCGGCGCCATCATGTGGGTGCCGGGCTCCGTCGCCTTCCTCGTTCCCTGCGGCTTCATCGCCGTGCGCTTTCTCTCGCGGAAACGCGACCCCCAGCCGCTTCCGCCGCGAGCTCCGGCGTCGCCCCCCGGCTTCGTTTCCCGACTTTGGCAGCGTCTGCCCTGGCATTCACCACGCTTTCTGCCGCACCTCCGCCGCGTCCTCCAATTCACCCTGCTCGGCCTGGCCGCCCTCGTCGTCTGGGACGGCTTCACCGGGCCGCAAGTCAGCGCCATGAACGCCGCCGGCGTGCTCCCGTGGACCCATTGGCGCGGCCTCACCGTCCTTGCGCTCGTCTTCGCCGGAAACCTCTTTTGCATGAGCTGCCCGTTCGTGTTCGTCCGCGACGGTGCCCGCCGTCTTTTCGGCCACGCCCAGCTTCCCTGGCCCCGTTTTCTGCGGAACAAGTGGCTGCCCGTCGCCCTGCTTGTCCTCTACCTCTGGGCCTATGAAGGCTTCGCGCTCTGGGATCGTCCATGGGCCACCGCCGCAATCATCGTCGGTTATTTCGTCGCCGCCACGCTCATCGACACGCTCTTCAAGGGCGCGAGCTTCTGCAAATACGTCTGCCCGATTGGCCAGTTCCATTTCGTCCAATCCCTCGCTTCGCCCGCCGAGGTGCGCATCAGGGAACCCGACGCCTGCCGCTCCTGCCGCACGTTCGACTGCATCAAGGGCAACGCCACCCGGCGCGGCTGCGAGCTCCAGCTCTTCCAGCCCCGCAAGTCCGGCAACATGGACTGCACCTTCTGCCTCGATTGCGTTTCCGCCTGTCCGCACGACAACGTCGCCGTCCAGCCCACCCTGCCCGGTCAGGACCTCTGGCGCGCGGGGACCCGTTCCTCTCTCGGCCGTTGGGAATCCCGTCCCGACCTCGCCGCCCTCGTCCTCGTGCTGACCTTCGGCGCTTTTGCGAACGCCGCCGGCATGCTCGCCCCGGTGCAGGCTCTCGCCCCCGCCTGGGGCCTCTCCCACCTCGCCTTCACAACACTCCTCCTTCTCGCCACGTTCAGCCTCGCAGGGATCGCGCCCGTGCTCGCCGCCGCCCTCGCCCGTCCGCAGGAGCGCATTCCCGCCCCGCTCGTTCGCACCACGGCCGCCTACGCGATCGCCCTCGCCCCGCTGGGCTTCGGCATGTGGCTCGCCCATTTCGTCTTCCACCTCTTCACCGCCTCGCACACGCCCATCCCCGTTTTTCAGCGCCTCCTCGGTCTCGCGCCCGACTGGGCCATCGCCTCGTGGAGCTCTCCCGGCCTCCTCGCCTTCGAACTTCTCTTCCTCGACGCCGGCTTTCTTCTCAGCCTCTACGCGACCTGGCGAATTGCGAAGAACCGTTCCCGCCGTCCCATCCGTGCCGGCCTTCCCTGGGCCCTGCTCGCCGCCGCGCTTTACCTCGCCGGCATCTGGATTATTTTCCAACCCATGCAAATGCGCGGCACCCTCACGCCCTGA
- a CDS encoding GNAT family N-acetyltransferase — MVEKFWFWVINHKIWCSHGKWGWIGGMSDVRHDAEKGRFEREFSGRMAVLDYHIREGRMVITHTFVPPEMRGGGIAGELVKRALEHARAEGLRVVPQCSYVDAYLRRHPEYASLRAT; from the coding sequence ATGGTGGAAAAATTCTGGTTTTGGGTCATCAACCACAAAATCTGGTGTTCGCACGGTAAATGGGGCTGGATCGGGGGGATGAGCGACGTGCGGCATGATGCTGAGAAAGGGCGATTCGAGCGGGAATTTTCGGGGCGAATGGCGGTGCTGGATTATCACATTCGGGAGGGGCGGATGGTCATTACGCACACGTTTGTGCCTCCGGAGATGCGTGGAGGCGGGATCGCCGGCGAGCTGGTGAAGCGGGCGCTCGAGCACGCGCGGGCCGAGGGATTACGGGTGGTGCCGCAATGCAGCTACGTGGACGCCTACCTGCGGCGACATCCGGAATACGCGAGTCTCCGCGCGACCTGA
- a CDS encoding dienelactone hydrolase family protein — MKALLAASLLLLTCLATPLFAQDWAKARLEASPRHGEWVTIPQGSREVRAFIVYPEVKDKAPAVLVIHEIFGLTDWVRGVCDQLAALGYIAISPDLLSGQTIGDVDAARSAIGQLSPDQVTADLRAVAAYVRKLPAANGRLAVVGFCWGGGQAFRFATNEPELSSAFVFYGPGPDAADLARIQAPVYGFYAENDARIGATLPGTTAEMRATGKTFEPVTYPGAGHGFMRAGEAPDATAPNRDARAAAWKRLQSLLEKI; from the coding sequence ATGAAAGCCCTCCTCGCCGCATCCCTGCTGCTGCTGACCTGTCTCGCCACCCCGCTGTTCGCTCAGGATTGGGCGAAGGCCCGGCTCGAGGCCTCACCCCGGCACGGCGAATGGGTGACGATTCCCCAGGGCAGCCGCGAGGTTCGCGCCTTCATCGTCTATCCCGAGGTGAAGGACAAGGCCCCCGCCGTTCTCGTCATTCACGAAATCTTTGGCCTCACGGACTGGGTGCGGGGCGTCTGCGATCAGCTCGCCGCCCTTGGCTACATCGCCATTTCGCCGGACCTCCTCTCGGGCCAGACCATCGGAGACGTGGATGCCGCCCGCTCCGCGATCGGCCAGCTCTCGCCCGATCAGGTCACCGCCGACCTTCGAGCCGTCGCCGCCTACGTCCGCAAACTCCCCGCCGCGAACGGCCGCCTCGCCGTCGTCGGCTTCTGCTGGGGCGGCGGTCAGGCCTTCCGCTTTGCCACCAACGAGCCCGAGCTCTCCAGCGCTTTTGTCTTTTACGGACCCGGCCCCGACGCCGCCGACCTCGCCCGCATCCAGGCCCCCGTCTACGGATTCTACGCCGAGAACGACGCCCGCATCGGCGCCACCCTTCCCGGGACCACCGCAGAGATGAGGGCCACGGGCAAAACCTTCGAGCCCGTCACCTACCCCGGCGCCGGCCATGGATTCATGAGGGCCGGCGAGGCGCCCGACGCCACCGCGCCGAATCGCGACGCCCGCGCAGCCGCCTGGAAACGCCTCCAGTCCCTCCTCGAAAAAATTTAG
- the surE gene encoding 5'/3'-nucleotidase SurE, which translates to MKLLLSNDDGIQAAGLAALLEAAQEFGEPVVVAPVGPQSGVSHAVTWEGAVRLEDRGPGGFAIHGTPADCARLGLLRVAPDAGWVLSGINHGGNLGADVYYSGTVAAVREAVLHGWPGIAFSQYLHRDAPADWVRATGWAARVLAELLPRPIEPGRFYNVNFPHIAAGDPEPEIVFCPLDPNPLPLSYRHEDGGHHVYDGVYFDRARSPGADVDTCFSGRIAVTEIRLF; encoded by the coding sequence ATGAAACTTCTCCTCAGCAACGACGATGGCATCCAGGCCGCGGGCCTCGCCGCCCTGCTCGAAGCAGCGCAGGAATTCGGCGAGCCGGTCGTCGTCGCTCCGGTCGGCCCGCAATCCGGCGTCAGCCACGCCGTCACGTGGGAAGGCGCCGTGCGCCTCGAGGACCGCGGCCCCGGCGGCTTCGCCATTCACGGCACGCCGGCGGATTGCGCCCGCCTCGGCCTGCTCCGCGTTGCGCCGGATGCCGGATGGGTGCTCAGCGGCATCAACCACGGCGGCAACCTCGGCGCCGACGTCTACTACTCCGGCACCGTCGCGGCGGTGCGCGAGGCCGTCCTCCACGGCTGGCCCGGCATCGCGTTCTCGCAATACCTCCACCGCGACGCCCCGGCGGACTGGGTGCGCGCCACGGGCTGGGCCGCCCGCGTCCTCGCGGAATTGCTGCCGCGCCCGATCGAGCCCGGGCGCTTCTACAACGTGAATTTCCCGCACATCGCCGCCGGCGATCCCGAACCGGAAATCGTCTTCTGCCCGCTCGACCCGAATCCCCTGCCGCTCAGCTACCGCCACGAGGACGGCGGCCACCACGTTTACGACGGCGTTTATTTCGACCGCGCCCGCTCGCCCGGCGCCGATGTCGACACGTGTTTCTCGGGGCGCATCGCCGTCACGGAAATTCGTCTCTTCTAA